The Saccharopolyspora gloriosae genome window below encodes:
- a CDS encoding DUF742 domain-containing protein translates to MSESGFGEQDRRRDEPDASSFADVMNGFTFDSGRGRRGRRKKGDPVDEPAAEQDAGQQGDAGASQPPPAPPQARRPTARPPADVFDGRDPFDAPDLEWETQAPSYRDPDEGWGERADFDSRAGSSASWNVGAPAQGRPDRPAPGRPDRGGGNPVSGQSRGAFDAPVPEPEPSADAPAAIRSYTWTGGRTRSNYELQMETLVSTSEAFRPGSTGRMEHESIAELCRHPRSVAEVGALLSVPIGVARVLLADMAELGMVTVHQTVTESGSAPHLLLMERVLSGLRRL, encoded by the coding sequence ATGAGCGAATCGGGGTTCGGCGAGCAGGACCGAAGACGGGACGAGCCGGACGCGAGCAGCTTCGCCGACGTGATGAACGGTTTCACCTTCGACAGCGGCCGGGGAAGGCGCGGCCGCCGCAAGAAGGGGGATCCGGTGGACGAACCGGCCGCCGAGCAGGACGCGGGTCAGCAGGGGGACGCGGGCGCGTCGCAGCCCCCGCCGGCCCCTCCGCAGGCTCGGCGTCCGACGGCTCGCCCGCCCGCGGACGTGTTCGACGGGCGGGATCCGTTCGATGCACCGGATCTGGAGTGGGAGACGCAGGCGCCGTCGTACCGGGACCCGGACGAGGGCTGGGGGGAGCGTGCGGATTTCGATTCGCGGGCCGGAAGTTCGGCCTCGTGGAACGTCGGGGCACCGGCCCAGGGAAGGCCCGATCGGCCGGCCCCGGGAAGGCCCGATCGGGGGGGAGGGAATCCGGTGAGCGGACAGTCCAGGGGGGCGTTCGACGCTCCGGTCCCGGAACCGGAACCGTCGGCGGACGCCCCCGCGGCCATTCGCTCGTACACCTGGACCGGCGGTCGGACCAGGTCGAACTACGAGCTGCAGATGGAGACGCTCGTGTCCACGAGCGAGGCCTTCCGGCCTGGCTCGACGGGGCGGATGGAACACGAGTCGATCGCCGAACTGTGCCGGCATCCCAGGTCGGTAGCCGAAGTCGGAGCGCTGCTTTCCGTTCCGATCGGGGTGGCTAGGGTGTTGCTGGCCGACATGGCGGAACTGGGGATGGTGACCGTGCACCAGACGGTCACCGAAAGCGGTAGCGCACCACACCTGTTGTTGATGGAAAGGGTATTGAGTGGACTCCGTCGGCTTTAG
- a CDS encoding ATP/GTP-binding protein — translation MDSVGFRAPQGGARGPVAPQRGATTSAKIVVAGGFGVGKTTFVGSVSEIVPLTTEAVMTEASAGVDDLAATPDKRSTTVAMDFGRISLDSDLILYLFGTPGQQRFWFMWDDLVKGAIGAVVLVDTRRLADSFSAVDFFEDRGLPYLIAVNAFNGDLQHRMEEIREAMAIGPHVPIGPCDARDQQSTKQALIALVQHAMRHWQQQGGQQPPR, via the coding sequence GTGGACTCCGTCGGCTTTAGAGCTCCCCAAGGAGGCGCTCGGGGGCCGGTTGCCCCCCAGCGCGGTGCCACCACCTCGGCGAAGATCGTCGTCGCGGGCGGCTTCGGTGTCGGGAAGACGACGTTCGTCGGTTCCGTTTCCGAGATCGTCCCGCTGACCACCGAGGCGGTGATGACGGAGGCCAGCGCGGGCGTGGACGACCTCGCGGCCACACCGGACAAGAGAAGTACGACGGTCGCGATGGACTTCGGCCGCATCTCGCTGGATTCGGATCTGATCCTGTACCTGTTCGGCACCCCCGGGCAGCAGCGCTTCTGGTTCATGTGGGATGACCTTGTCAAGGGCGCGATCGGCGCGGTCGTGCTGGTCGACACCCGCAGGCTGGCGGATTCGTTCTCCGCTGTGGACTTCTTCGAGGATCGCGGTTTGCCGTACCTGATCGCGGTGAACGCTTTCAACGGCGACCTGCAGCACCGCATGGAGGAGATCCGGGAGGCCATGGCGATCGGGCCGCACGTGCCGATCGGGCCGTGCGACGCCCGGGACCAGCAGTCCACGAAGCAGGCGCTGATCGCCTTGGTGCAGCACGCGATGCGGCACTGGCAGCAGCAGGGCGGCCAGCAGCCGCCGAGGTGA
- a CDS encoding TIGR02677 family protein produces the protein MFRFAVGAQAEAHSAILHAFGEANEDLCTALGIDDVRSRLRAADWFDALTDEDLAERLKKLAEWGLLDVVQNHAENYRTATEYERRNLHYSLTKAGEAACAGVRHALAVLNEAGALQTAVLDALADRLTELAGLLDDPATADRRLFSAVQEVEGRLEALRTGATGFNGELQRLLRADGADLDTFHEVKAATVAYLQEFVTNLDQRTHAVVAALGRVEEHGIDELHRRALSGADLPPTAGEHATQEWLRHRRSRWDGLRSWFRPADGSTPRIDQLHAVARRAIVALLQVLDRITEARRHSSGAAADFRELARWFATADRDEDLHRLWSAAFGLGSARHAHLAHEDPELVAPSTPWAQAPRVRVSALLRSNGRTEKFARTGKVRDTSAVAALRASRARQERAELEAAWRRLATGGEVRLSSFGELEPGVFDRLLDLLGRALATREDSTGLRRACTGDGQVEIVLRDPGDARSARLRTSRGTLRGADYLVDVRLLTDSPDAEAAG, from the coding sequence ATGTTCCGCTTCGCGGTCGGCGCTCAGGCCGAGGCGCACTCCGCGATCCTCCACGCGTTCGGCGAGGCCAACGAAGACCTGTGCACGGCGCTCGGCATCGACGACGTCCGGAGCCGGTTGCGCGCCGCGGACTGGTTCGACGCGCTCACCGACGAAGACCTGGCGGAACGGCTGAAGAAGCTCGCCGAATGGGGACTGCTCGACGTCGTCCAGAACCACGCGGAGAACTACCGCACCGCCACCGAGTACGAGCGGCGGAACCTGCACTACTCGCTGACGAAGGCGGGTGAGGCCGCCTGCGCGGGAGTGCGCCACGCGCTCGCGGTGCTCAACGAGGCGGGGGCGTTGCAGACCGCGGTGCTCGACGCGCTCGCCGACCGGCTCACCGAGCTCGCCGGGCTGCTCGACGACCCCGCCACGGCGGACCGGCGGCTGTTCAGCGCGGTGCAGGAAGTGGAAGGGCGCCTGGAGGCCCTGCGCACCGGCGCCACCGGCTTCAACGGGGAACTGCAACGCCTGCTGCGCGCCGACGGCGCCGACCTGGACACCTTCCACGAGGTGAAGGCCGCGACCGTGGCCTACCTGCAGGAGTTCGTGACGAACCTGGACCAGCGGACCCACGCGGTCGTCGCCGCGTTGGGCAGGGTCGAGGAGCACGGCATCGACGAGCTGCACCGCCGCGCGCTGAGCGGCGCCGACCTGCCGCCCACCGCGGGCGAGCACGCGACGCAGGAGTGGCTGCGGCACCGGCGGTCGCGTTGGGACGGCCTGCGCTCGTGGTTCCGCCCCGCCGACGGCAGCACGCCGCGCATCGACCAGCTGCACGCCGTGGCCCGGCGGGCGATCGTGGCGCTGCTGCAGGTGCTGGACCGGATCACCGAGGCGCGCCGCCACTCCTCCGGTGCCGCCGCCGACTTCCGGGAGCTCGCGCGGTGGTTCGCCACCGCCGACCGGGACGAGGACCTGCACCGGTTGTGGTCGGCGGCGTTCGGGCTCGGTTCCGCGCGCCACGCCCACCTCGCGCACGAGGACCCGGAACTCGTCGCGCCGTCCACGCCGTGGGCGCAGGCGCCGCGGGTGCGGGTGTCGGCCCTGCTGCGCAGCAACGGCCGCACCGAGAAGTTCGCCCGCACCGGGAAGGTGCGGGACACCTCGGCGGTCGCCGCGCTGCGCGCGAGCCGGGCCAGGCAGGAACGCGCGGAGCTGGAAGCGGCCTGGCGGCGCCTCGCCACCGGCGGCGAGGTCCGGTTGTCCTCGTTCGGCGAGCTGGAACCGGGGGTGTTCGACCGGCTGCTGGACCTGCTGGGGCGAGCGCTGGCCACCCGCGAGGACAGCACCGGGCTGCGCCGGGCCTGCACGGGCGACGGGCAGGTGGAGATCGTGCTGCGCGACCCCGGCGACGCGCGGTCCGCGCGGCTGCGCACGTCGCGGGGGACGCTGCGCGGCGCGGACTACCTGGTGGACGTGCGGCTGCTCACCGACTCCCCGGACGCGGAGGCGGCGGGATGA
- a CDS encoding TIGR02678 family protein — protein MSNLANQLVIAERTDLARGIKLLLAHPLIRADTDPDGFDLVRRRKDTLTDWFDYHCGWALAVEPRLGYARLAKVRSDPDASRPARRDRSSRAPFDRRRYTLFCVAAAELLGGPATTIGLLADRIVQATAADPVLTAFDAAMRSERMAFVDVLRALESFGVLESIDGSTESFVDSAEAKVLYRVDATLLMRLLSAPNGPSQPAERDQGADPDEAISALVAESRYGNAEQGATEVQCNLWLRHSVLRKLFDDPVVYWADLTEAQRAYATSQAGRQIMRKAAEQGGFVLEERAEGVLLVDPEAMATDAKFPDDANNAKVAALHLLDALGTSRSGRTAEQLRGDAESVLDRSPGAARTYRYSDGPSRLVNDAVAVLVDFGLARRDGERIVALPAAARYAVVSGFPDSAGGNPS, from the coding sequence ATGAGCAACCTGGCGAACCAGCTGGTCATCGCGGAACGCACCGACCTCGCGCGCGGCATCAAGCTGCTGCTGGCGCACCCGCTGATCAGGGCGGACACCGATCCGGACGGCTTCGACCTGGTGCGCCGCCGCAAGGACACGCTCACCGACTGGTTCGACTACCACTGCGGCTGGGCGCTGGCCGTGGAGCCGCGGCTCGGCTACGCGCGGCTGGCGAAGGTGCGTTCCGATCCCGATGCGTCCCGCCCCGCCCGGCGCGACCGCAGCAGCAGGGCACCGTTCGACCGGCGCCGCTACACGCTGTTCTGCGTGGCTGCGGCGGAACTGCTGGGCGGGCCCGCGACGACGATCGGGCTGCTGGCGGACCGGATCGTGCAGGCCACCGCGGCCGACCCGGTGCTGACCGCGTTCGACGCGGCGATGCGCTCGGAGCGGATGGCCTTTGTGGACGTGCTGCGCGCGTTGGAGTCCTTCGGGGTGCTCGAATCGATCGACGGCAGCACGGAGAGCTTCGTGGACTCAGCCGAGGCGAAGGTGCTCTACCGGGTCGATGCCACGCTGCTGATGCGGTTGCTGTCCGCGCCGAACGGGCCGTCGCAGCCGGCCGAGCGGGACCAGGGCGCGGACCCGGACGAGGCGATCAGCGCGCTGGTCGCCGAATCCCGCTACGGCAACGCCGAGCAGGGCGCCACCGAGGTGCAATGCAACCTGTGGCTGCGGCATTCGGTGCTGCGCAAGCTGTTCGACGATCCGGTGGTGTATTGGGCGGATCTGACCGAGGCCCAGCGCGCCTACGCGACCTCGCAGGCGGGCCGCCAGATCATGCGGAAAGCCGCGGAGCAGGGCGGATTCGTGCTGGAGGAGCGCGCCGAGGGCGTGCTGCTGGTCGACCCGGAAGCGATGGCCACGGACGCGAAGTTCCCGGACGACGCGAACAACGCGAAGGTGGCGGCGCTGCACCTGCTGGACGCGCTGGGGACCTCGCGCTCCGGGCGCACCGCCGAACAGCTGCGCGGGGACGCCGAATCGGTGCTGGACCGCTCGCCCGGCGCCGCGCGCACCTACCGCTACTCGGACGGGCCGTCGCGGCTGGTCAACGACGCCGTCGCCGTGCTCGTCGATTTCGGCCTGGCCCGGCGGGACGGGGAGCGGATCGTCGCGCTGCCCGCCGCCGCCCGCTACGCGGTCGTGTCCGGTTTTCCCGACTCCGCTGGAGGAAACCCGTCGTGA
- a CDS encoding TIGR02680 family protein yields the protein MTVSEPAAPASSDGARATSRWRPSRAGILNVWRYYDEVFEFHRGRLLLRGPNGTGKSKALELLLPFLFDANLRANRLSTFGSAERTMHWNLMGEGANGVTRVGYVWLEFQAGADEWFSCGARLQASRHTTTVHADYFTTRRRIGVDGGVALVNDSGQPLTKTALTEALGADGTVHPTAADHREAVRAALFPDLSEQRFEALITALLQLRTPKLSERLDPNLLSTLLSRALPPLGRTEIAELAEGFERLDQQREHLTRLDAEVRAAEAVADRQRTYAQRVLRATAAEVLSATAELERLSAAAKDSADLHEQAVAEREAAEAGKAGLAQDVERTQARIDGLADGERYRQGGETDRLHTDATTAGRFAAGLREQAERRAEQAARDAERAEQAEQRATSASAAAQRAEHDARRHAERVGLAGAFQEVAGTEDRQRTRRLLRAAVRSRHDLIAEVRAELDRHDAALAARTGAEHELEQARADLAAATDRRTAAAEAHDTAVRHQDELVRAWAARLAELPVPDVDEVAAHADSRAALLDQLRPGHLAAADGLAQRHAAEVARRQERRDRHAELTAQREKLREHSDLPRPEPAARTADRTGRPGAPLWRLVAFRNGVAPGVQAKVEAALEAAGLLDAWVSPEGVLDVDGHDTFLDPARLHPVDGTSLVEVLRPESAGPVDRDRIWSVLHGIGYGAERFDTGPDAGGRHRGPEADPVVAVAPDGRWRIAGLAGSADKAEAAHLGAAARDRARRRRIAELDRSIGELDGELAELDTGVDALTRRRDALHAEWNAVPDDAAVQETRRAADVAEAEVAARDDAVSSRVARVSETAETARLSGNRLAGLAAERGLPADRPALEELDTRVEGFTDSAAAWLDARFEADNDRRAADTAADVAKRAEDGAAQRRSEAAEAELTALRLTERADAVRGALDTGHQQALDEVALLRAHLLELHRQHEQVSERLVEIAGRIGSLSTRSAAVADRRDAALAARDAAAERLRSRATAGFADDAGIDLELSTTDGRTAALAAASEIADTWAKTPHGTKNLADALGRLNEAVYDSRQVLAERADLELEPDDDVQVFAATLDGVRLGATGLRDALRAERDRARDDITGAEHDLFDQTLTGDTRRHLAARIRQAGELVDTMNTRLKRVRTASKVAVQLVWEVDPNLPAGTQNARELLLTDPARLTDADKDALHDFFRDRIAEAKQDNAAASWEGQLAQVFDYTAWHRFGVKIDRANGEGWQLLTKRLHGALSGGEKAIALHLPLFAAVAAHYQAVPAAPRFILLDEVFVGVDATNRGQVFDLLTALDLDLVLTSDHEWCTYRELDGIAIHQLITGDGDDAVTTARFVWDGRALAEQRGAS from the coding sequence GTGACGGTCTCCGAACCCGCCGCGCCCGCGTCGTCCGACGGGGCGCGCGCGACCTCCCGGTGGCGGCCGTCGCGGGCGGGCATCCTCAACGTCTGGCGCTACTACGACGAGGTCTTCGAGTTCCACAGAGGACGGTTGCTGCTGCGCGGGCCGAACGGCACCGGCAAGTCCAAGGCCCTCGAACTGCTGCTGCCGTTCCTGTTCGACGCGAACCTGCGCGCGAACCGCCTGTCCACCTTCGGCAGCGCCGAACGCACCATGCACTGGAACCTGATGGGCGAGGGCGCGAACGGCGTGACCCGCGTCGGCTACGTGTGGCTGGAATTCCAGGCGGGGGCCGACGAGTGGTTCAGCTGCGGGGCCCGGTTGCAGGCCAGCAGGCACACCACGACGGTGCACGCCGACTACTTCACCACCCGCCGCCGGATCGGCGTCGACGGCGGCGTCGCGCTGGTCAACGACAGCGGGCAGCCGCTGACGAAGACGGCGCTCACCGAGGCGCTGGGCGCCGACGGCACGGTGCACCCGACGGCCGCGGACCACCGCGAAGCCGTGCGCGCCGCGTTGTTCCCGGACCTCAGCGAGCAGCGCTTCGAAGCGCTGATCACCGCGTTGTTGCAGCTGCGCACGCCGAAGCTCTCCGAACGGCTCGACCCGAACCTGCTGTCCACCTTGCTGTCGCGGGCGTTGCCGCCGCTGGGCCGCACCGAGATCGCCGAACTCGCCGAAGGCTTCGAACGGCTCGACCAGCAGCGCGAACACCTCACCAGGCTGGACGCGGAGGTGCGGGCCGCGGAGGCCGTCGCCGACCGGCAGCGCACCTACGCGCAGCGGGTGCTGCGCGCGACGGCGGCCGAGGTCCTGTCCGCGACCGCCGAACTGGAACGGCTCTCCGCCGCGGCGAAGGACAGCGCGGACCTGCACGAACAGGCCGTGGCCGAGCGGGAGGCGGCCGAGGCGGGGAAAGCCGGGCTCGCGCAGGACGTCGAACGCACCCAGGCCCGCATCGACGGGCTGGCCGACGGCGAGCGGTACCGGCAGGGCGGGGAAACGGATCGGCTGCACACCGACGCGACGACCGCGGGCCGGTTCGCGGCGGGACTGCGCGAGCAGGCCGAGCGGCGCGCCGAGCAGGCCGCGCGGGACGCGGAGCGCGCCGAGCAGGCCGAGCAGCGCGCCACCTCGGCGTCCGCGGCGGCGCAGCGCGCCGAGCACGACGCCCGCCGGCACGCCGAGCGGGTCGGCCTGGCCGGGGCGTTCCAGGAGGTCGCGGGCACCGAGGACCGGCAGCGCACCCGGCGGCTGCTGCGCGCCGCCGTGCGCAGCAGGCACGACCTGATCGCCGAGGTCCGCGCCGAACTCGACCGGCACGACGCGGCGCTCGCCGCCCGCACCGGCGCGGAGCACGAACTGGAGCAGGCAAGGGCCGACCTCGCCGCCGCCACCGACCGGCGCACCGCCGCCGCCGAAGCGCACGACACCGCCGTGCGGCACCAGGACGAGCTGGTCCGGGCGTGGGCGGCGCGGCTGGCGGAGCTCCCCGTCCCCGACGTCGACGAGGTCGCCGCGCACGCCGACTCCCGCGCCGCGCTGCTCGACCAACTCCGCCCCGGCCACCTCGCCGCCGCCGACGGGCTTGCGCAGCGGCACGCCGCCGAGGTCGCGCGGCGCCAGGAACGCCGGGACCGGCACGCTGAACTCACGGCGCAGCGCGAGAAGCTGCGGGAGCACTCCGACCTGCCGCGCCCCGAGCCCGCGGCGCGCACCGCCGACCGGACCGGGCGGCCCGGTGCGCCGCTGTGGCGGCTCGTGGCGTTCCGCAACGGCGTCGCGCCCGGCGTGCAGGCGAAGGTGGAGGCCGCGTTGGAGGCAGCCGGGCTGCTCGACGCTTGGGTGAGCCCGGAGGGCGTGCTCGACGTGGACGGGCACGACACGTTCCTCGACCCCGCGCGGCTGCACCCGGTGGACGGGACGTCGCTCGTGGAGGTGCTGCGGCCCGAATCCGCCGGACCGGTGGACCGCGACCGGATCTGGTCGGTGCTGCACGGGATCGGCTACGGCGCGGAGCGGTTCGATACCGGGCCCGACGCCGGCGGCAGGCATCGCGGGCCGGAAGCGGACCCGGTCGTGGCCGTCGCGCCGGACGGCCGGTGGCGGATCGCCGGTCTCGCGGGCAGCGCGGACAAGGCCGAAGCCGCCCACCTCGGCGCCGCCGCGCGGGATCGCGCCCGGCGCCGCCGCATCGCGGAGCTCGACCGGTCCATCGGCGAGCTCGACGGCGAACTCGCCGAGCTCGACACCGGCGTCGACGCCCTCACCCGGCGCCGGGACGCCCTGCACGCCGAGTGGAACGCCGTGCCCGACGACGCGGCGGTGCAGGAGACCCGGCGGGCCGCGGACGTCGCCGAAGCCGAGGTAGCCGCCCGCGACGACGCCGTGAGCAGCAGGGTCGCGCGGGTCTCCGAGACGGCGGAAACCGCGCGGCTGAGCGGGAACCGGCTCGCGGGTCTCGCCGCCGAACGCGGACTGCCCGCCGACCGGCCCGCGCTGGAGGAACTGGACACCCGCGTGGAGGGGTTCACCGACTCCGCCGCGGCGTGGCTCGACGCCCGCTTCGAAGCCGACAACGATCGCCGGGCCGCCGACACCGCAGCTGACGTGGCGAAACGGGCCGAGGACGGCGCGGCGCAACGCCGGTCCGAAGCCGCCGAGGCCGAACTCACCGCGCTGCGGCTCACCGAACGCGCCGACGCGGTGCGCGGCGCGCTCGACACCGGCCACCAGCAGGCCCTCGACGAGGTGGCCCTGCTGCGCGCGCACCTGCTGGAGCTCCACAGGCAGCACGAGCAGGTGTCCGAGCGGCTCGTCGAGATCGCCGGGCGCATCGGCTCGCTCAGCACCCGCAGCGCCGCCGTCGCCGACCGCCGGGACGCCGCGCTCGCCGCCCGCGACGCCGCCGCCGAACGACTCCGGAGCCGGGCCACCGCCGGTTTCGCCGACGACGCGGGCATCGACCTGGAACTGTCCACAACGGACGGCCGCACCGCCGCCCTGGCGGCGGCCAGCGAGATCGCCGACACCTGGGCGAAGACGCCGCACGGCACCAAGAACCTCGCCGACGCGCTCGGCAGGCTCAACGAGGCCGTCTACGACAGCCGTCAGGTCCTCGCCGAACGCGCCGACCTGGAACTGGAACCCGACGACGACGTGCAGGTCTTCGCCGCGACCCTCGACGGCGTCCGGCTCGGCGCGACCGGGCTGCGAGACGCGCTGCGCGCCGAACGGGACCGGGCCCGCGACGACATCACCGGCGCCGAACACGACCTGTTCGACCAGACCCTCACCGGCGACACCCGCAGGCACCTCGCCGCCCGCATCCGCCAAGCCGGGGAACTCGTCGACACCATGAACACCCGGCTCAAGCGGGTGCGCACCGCCTCGAAGGTCGCCGTGCAGCTGGTGTGGGAGGTCGACCCGAACCTGCCCGCGGGCACCCAGAACGCGCGGGAACTGCTGCTCACCGACCCGGCCCGGCTCACCGACGCGGACAAGGACGCGCTGCACGACTTCTTCCGGGACCGCATCGCCGAAGCCAAGCAGGACAACGCCGCAGCCAGCTGGGAAGGCCAGCTCGCGCAGGTCTTCGACTACACCGCCTGGCACCGGTTCGGCGTGAAGATCGACCGGGCGAACGGGGAGGGCTGGCAGCTGCTGACGAAGCGGCTGCACGGCGCGCTCTCCGGCGGGGAGAAGGCCATCGCGCTGCACCTGCCGCTGTTCGCCGCCGTCGCCGCGCACTACCAGGCGGTGCCTGCCGCGCCCCGGTTCATCCTGCTCGACGAGGTGTTCGTGGGGGTGGACGCGACCAACCGCGGGCAGGTGTTCGACCTGCTCACCGCGCTCGACCTGGATCTGGTGCTGACCAGCGACCACGAGTGGTGCACCTACCGGGAACTCGACGGCATCGCGATCCACCAGCTCATCACCGGCGACGGTGACGACGCGGTCACCACCGCCCGCTTCGTCTGGGACGGCCGGGCGCTCGCGGAGCAACGCGGTGCTTCCTGA
- a CDS encoding TIGR02679 family protein, which produces MLPDGLRRAEFAPLWEAVHDRLSSGRPVNRVRVGPLDRAQREALASLLGLDRLPPDHVAVSLPRLDVALGQICGMDARGIVEELIGPLENRARQRQRLQQQRAALWEWLAEHPVVAAQPALRDWAEQVRRGGVFGGSPAATGELLDAALHVLSRLPAAGTPLPAFAGDVLGDPRALDPGRRVSGLVLRALAEVYGVALPASAEQRRDLWRRAGIGEHALSTVVLTAGVQPVGGRLCGEIMRSCTDSGHAAVLTLAQLRDAGRIVLGVPEVWVVENPNVLSLALRRYGRTCPPMVCTSGWPNSAGILLLRLLSAAGATLRYHGDFDGEGVRIAAYVLAKAGAVPWRMSAHDYLAALDRYPSGPGVGRVTEAPWDAALGAALRENRIAVPQERLADELLDEAAWRC; this is translated from the coding sequence GTGCTTCCTGACGGTCTGCGCCGAGCCGAGTTCGCACCGCTGTGGGAGGCGGTGCACGACCGGCTCAGCTCCGGCCGCCCGGTGAACCGGGTGCGGGTCGGGCCGCTGGACCGCGCCCAGCGGGAAGCGCTGGCGAGCCTGCTGGGCCTGGACCGGCTGCCGCCGGACCACGTCGCGGTGTCGCTGCCGCGCCTGGACGTGGCGCTCGGGCAGATCTGCGGGATGGACGCCCGCGGCATCGTCGAAGAACTGATCGGGCCGCTGGAGAACCGGGCGCGGCAACGGCAACGACTCCAGCAGCAGCGCGCGGCGCTGTGGGAATGGCTCGCCGAGCACCCGGTCGTGGCCGCGCAGCCCGCGCTGCGGGACTGGGCCGAGCAGGTGCGCCGGGGCGGGGTGTTCGGCGGATCGCCCGCCGCCACCGGAGAACTGCTCGACGCGGCGCTGCACGTGCTGTCCCGCTTGCCCGCGGCGGGGACACCGCTGCCCGCGTTCGCCGGGGACGTGCTGGGCGACCCGCGCGCCCTGGACCCCGGCAGGCGGGTGTCCGGGCTGGTGCTGCGCGCGCTGGCCGAGGTCTACGGCGTCGCGCTGCCCGCCAGCGCCGAGCAGCGCCGCGACCTGTGGCGGCGAGCCGGGATCGGTGAGCACGCACTGTCCACTGTGGTGCTCACCGCCGGGGTGCAGCCCGTCGGCGGGCGGCTGTGCGGCGAGATCATGCGCTCCTGCACCGATTCCGGGCACGCCGCGGTCCTGACCCTGGCCCAGCTGCGGGACGCGGGGCGGATCGTGCTCGGCGTGCCCGAGGTGTGGGTGGTGGAGAACCCGAACGTGCTGTCGCTCGCGCTGCGCCGGTACGGCCGCACCTGCCCGCCGATGGTGTGCACCTCGGGATGGCCGAACAGCGCCGGAATCCTGCTGCTGCGGCTGCTGTCCGCCGCGGGCGCGACGTTGCGCTACCACGGCGATTTCGACGGCGAAGGCGTGCGCATCGCGGCTTACGTGCTGGCGAAAGCGGGGGCGGTGCCGTGGCGGATGAGCGCGCACGACTACCTGGCCGCGCTGGACCGGTACCCCTCCGGGCCCGGAGTCGGACGCGTCACCGAGGCGCCGTGGGACGCGGCGCTGGGCGCGGCGTTGCGGGAGAACCGGATCGCGGTCCCGCAAGAACGCCTGGCCGACGAACTACTAGACGAAGCAGCTTGGCGCTGTTGA
- a CDS encoding oxidoreductase, which yields MSVWFITGISRGLGRALAEAALRRGHIVVGTTRSGESDLAAADGALRTVALDVGVPEHAAAAVAAAHEFAGRIDVVVNNAGYGLLGAIEETSPAEAEHVFDVNFFGALGVVRAALPVLRAQRSGHIVNISSIAALAPGAGSGLYAAAKAALGGMSEALEQEVAPLGIKVTAVEPGQFRTDFLSGHSRRNTATAIDDYAATSGSVTALEGKDGKQFGDPARAAEVILDAVADPEPPMHLVLGADALDRTRANADRLLGDLRRWEAASAATAFPA from the coding sequence ATGTCGGTTTGGTTCATCACCGGGATTTCCCGTGGTCTCGGCCGGGCGTTGGCCGAGGCCGCGTTGCGCCGGGGGCACATCGTCGTCGGCACCACTCGCAGCGGGGAGAGCGACCTCGCCGCCGCGGACGGTGCGCTGCGCACCGTGGCGCTCGACGTCGGCGTCCCCGAGCACGCCGCCGCTGCCGTCGCCGCGGCGCACGAGTTCGCGGGGCGCATCGACGTCGTCGTGAACAACGCGGGCTACGGCCTGCTCGGCGCCATCGAGGAGACCTCACCCGCCGAGGCGGAGCACGTGTTCGACGTGAACTTCTTCGGCGCGCTGGGCGTCGTACGGGCGGCGCTGCCGGTGCTGCGCGCACAGCGCTCCGGGCACATCGTCAACATCTCCTCCATCGCCGCGCTCGCGCCCGGCGCCGGATCGGGGTTGTACGCGGCGGCGAAAGCCGCGCTCGGCGGCATGTCCGAAGCGCTGGAGCAGGAGGTCGCACCGCTGGGCATCAAGGTCACCGCCGTCGAACCCGGCCAGTTCCGCACCGACTTCCTCTCCGGGCACTCGCGGCGCAACACCGCCACCGCCATCGACGACTACGCGGCGACCAGCGGGTCCGTCACGGCTCTGGAGGGCAAGGACGGCAAGCAGTTCGGCGACCCGGCCCGCGCCGCCGAAGTGATCCTCGACGCCGTCGCCGACCCGGAGCCGCCGATGCACCTGGTGCTCGGGGCGGACGCGCTCGACCGCACCCGCGCCAACGCGGATCGGCTGCTCGGCGACCTGCGGCGGTGGGAAGCGGCCTCCGCCGCTACGGCCTTCCCGGCCTGA